Proteins encoded within one genomic window of Xiphophorus maculatus strain JP 163 A chromosome 11, X_maculatus-5.0-male, whole genome shotgun sequence:
- the LOC111610110 gene encoding uncharacterized protein LOC111610110 yields MAREKLSVEERKRRNREYQKRRREKINSQPELKEEFLRKERKRWRQRVEEGKIKHINNLGERDKRRKRRLWKQKQKEARERRNRAKEGSAKLFFDKVSNSLSGVKLQFVTNEDFQSYDSLLLQTLKSIPGTRNIHQVLAQGNVIHCRFLSCFCGEPQICKCFSPTIHSFGNTTQDPDVHESSTTAKVQNPLEMLMEEMEKEPSKTPKGTTTLIDPCDVQSEDWLVVMYDGKWWLAKALQIDKEHEDVQVEFFHPHGPTLSFKQKQGRRDICFVPFSDVLVRLRKPSSPVRTSSTRGVYRISPAVMDFIEGEYVTRLLPGD; encoded by the coding sequence ATGGCCAGAGAAAAGCTGTCAGTGGAGGAGCGCAAGAGAAGGAACAGGGAGTATCAgaaaagaaggagagaaaaaataaatagccaGCCTGAGCTGAAGGAAGAGTTtttaagaaaggaaaggaaaagatgGAGACAGAGAGTGgaagagggaaaaataaaacatatcaatAATCTGGGTGAAAGAGATAAGAGACGTAAGAGAAGACtttggaagcaaaaacaaaaggaggcaAGAGAACGCAGAAACAGAGCAAAGGAAGGCTCTGCAAAATTATTCTTTGACAAGGTGTCCAACAGCTTAAGTGGTGTCAAGCTGCAATTTGTGACAAATGAAGATTTTCAGTCTTATGACTCTCTCCTCCTGCAAACCCTGAAATCAATTCCAGGAACAAGAAACATTCACCAAGTGCTAGCTCAGGGGAATGTCATCCATTGTAGGttcctttcatgtttttgcGGAGAGCCACAGATTTGCAAGTGCTTCAGTCCCACCATTCACTCTTTTGGCAACACAACACAGGACCCAGATGTCCATGAAAGTTCAACCACTGCTAAAGTTCAAAATCCTCTGGAAATGCTGATGGAGGAAATGGAGAAGGAGCCGAGCAAGACACCTAAAGGAACAACAACCCTGATAGATCCTTGTGATGTCCAAAGTGAAGACTGGCTTGTTGTGATGTATGATGGAAAATGGTGGCTGGCTAAAGCCTTACAAATTGACAAAGAGCACGAAGATGTACAAGTGGAATTTTTTCATCCTCATGGACCAACTCTTAGCTTCAAGCAAAAACAAGGTCGTCGGGATATCTGCTTTGTGCCATTTTCGGATGTCCTAGTTAGGCTGAGAAAACCATCCTCACCAGTCCGCACAAGCAGCACCAGGGGTGTATACCGCATTTCACCAGCTGTTATGGATTTTATTGAAGGAGAATATGTGACACGTCTATTGCCTGGGGATTaa